The Miscanthus floridulus cultivar M001 chromosome 6, ASM1932011v1, whole genome shotgun sequence genomic interval aggtggctgatgagctaatTTTATCTTCATCTAggtactcctcaagattgaaagaatagctcagagctggaagattgagtgcctatatataagaaaatcttgattaTGAGGTTTGGATCAGTTTATAACAAAATGAATGGTGAAGGGGATATAGTACCTTTTCTGTGGTAGCctctatctgaagagaaggaagagctAATGATGCACTAATTATGtctggttgaatcagctctgAACTTTCAACATTGATATCTGCAAACGTcaaggaagatttttagttcatggttattgcagaaggataaaatatatatatatatatatttcttaccatcagttgtgtgtTGAACCGTAGAATCAATAGTTTGGGTGTCAACAATAGTAGGATCATTCTCAATACCAATAGGATCATTAGACTCCTGCTCTGGCGTAGGTGTTTCCTCAGAGGGTATCTGAGGTGATAAATAGTTAGATGAAGGGTAAAATTGAATGAGAGTCAAGAGCTTTAAGGAGATACCTTGGTAACATCAGGGATTGAAATGGAAGGATTATCATCTTCTATAGTCCTAGAAGCATCGGTTGGTTCAACTgaaatcggctccttttgaggatcagccaACGAAGGTTTAGTTGGTGCTGAATCAAATGCCTAGGACAACAGTTCCACACCCAGAGCGGATTGCGacgcaatggttgataactgtgaaGAAACGAGATTAGAACTTGAATATAAGTTTAAGAAGAAGAtggattgtttacctgagcagctgaagGTCTCATTCTACGGAGTCTTTTCCCAATAAcagttttctgggttgtcccttgggcTACCTTGCACTTTAAAGATTGATACGTTACAATTGCgggggcagcatgagttttcatcagatTCTTCTGTGGAGGCACAGCTAATCCTATTCTAGAAATtgggcatggtggctgataatctatggGGTGccatttcctatctaagcttgGAGCATCGAATTCGGTGTCCTAAAAAGGTCTGTTAGAACAATTGGCAGGGGAGTTCATCGAATAATTTTTTCTGAAAAAAGAATAGTAAATTACCTCACTGTTAGAAGCAAACTCTCTatccagagctatgcatctaggatgggatggcccatagaagagatgggagtgtcattcttgccaccaagagtcaaaaaggttggaagagaagttgactcttgtccAATCATGAAAGTAAAGATAAGggagatctgatcctagttggaAAACCCTAGAGGTTTCCATTACTTCACCGATAGCTTCTCTTGGCCTCAATATAtccttgaagaacagttgaggaggcaattgaccaagaCAAAACTGACAAgatacaaaagaagggttgtaaaactcataggttggaaggttgttTGGAAGGAAGGAGCCTATAGCCATTTTACCATGACCATGACGAAATTCGACTAGAAGAACatagggcttgatgaaggaattgaagattacAGACGCCGTCTCGTCCGAACaacctgattcaaatcaaaatttgaatgggatgatcggctcattgttctcatcatcatcatagggtagccaagttaggatatttgcatcaaaccctctgtaaaactttttgaagagatggccaacatcgacatcaattgttatggccgatgcagcctcaccatagctcgtgcactgacgggttcttccttcttcgcctctatattcctcatcaaagttggaggaagaaaAACTCAGGTttctgagatcaggccttacaatcttatgcatatataggttcagccatagttgtatcaaccaccaagggccactaatagtatgcactggttcattctttagtAATTGGGCAGCTACCTGGTGTATTAGATGATAAGCAACTCCTaatagatactttccaagaggaatatccttgcctactgccagatgctctgccatgagtttgtgattgtaagttagaccacaagatgacccacagaagatgaatatctctaaccacatgttcagaaaggccacatattcttTTTCGCTAACAGTTGGTTTGTCTCCGATGTGGTTtagaatgtaacttgcccattctatgcagtctgatatttaggctaatttcttggatccagcacttaagaagtcataaggttgcatCGATCTTGTTATTCTAAGGCCGATCAGCATATAAACAtcagccaaagtgatggtcattgggctgtGACAAAAAACAAAGGCATTTAGGGTGTTGGACCAAAAATAAGATACAGAGATCAGgggtgaatcattcctctccattctagacaatgagagtgtcaagcatttattcagatcataaagctcctagTCTCCAACCTTTTTTCTCGGACACCCTACGAAACCAGTCTCTCCATTTCCTAGGCATTTTGGGctagtttctgaagggagttttagTATTCTAGGAAGACAAACctactatagattgtttgaaggggatttagtTAGTTTCTTAAtagataaaatcagatggatcagggtcacctataggcctaagaaaatagacattgggagcaacggtcgatggaatcaagattttgttcctcatttcctagaaaccatataaaataaatttgagaagaaaggaaacgCAGGGTAGCAACCAATACTTTGAGAATAGGAACTTGAAGACATACCTCAAGGACATGGTCGTTGGTCGCCATTGTAGCCAAAATAGATTTGAATCTGAGGAGGATCACTTGAATAAAACCTTagtagaggatttgctagggttgaggctttgGCGATGGCAGCGTTGGCTGttaagatttgctcgagaaagaaggggaagcaaacaggccgagtgagttggaaaagatactattgggatattatataagactcaAGCCAGGAAGTCAGGAGTCACGTGTATATCTCGGAATAGAACGGTTGTGGCGTGGTAAacggataaataggaattttatttgtaccgtcatggcttatacttatatttGTAAGGCTCCATCAGTTAAGTTCGATCTCCActatgaactctagtataagctagttatcgactcttatcttgttcaagtatggctgcatcgatccagtcgacctccactgttcgaattagattaaggtcaagttactggctctacctaagggtggcgtcctttgggtagattcattaagttaccaatcttactgatgtttttattgttattagtttgcagcaacatcaatctacccagtcgagatcgatttagatcagcctcatatccttttagtccgtcatttgctttgtcacaacatgatgtttcttactctgagcgacgggttatgtttcatcggctgtttttactttgatcttgatcgtgcatagtacgcattTAAGGTATGTATGATCTTTAAGAGGTttgttggctagttaaatctggtctatagttcgctattatggttgtaacgatctggtcgatccccactgatggcactgtagattagaggatgctagttagtagatttgttcttgattagacgtgaccttaactgtttgctatgcctgcatcagctaaatagctgatcgcctATGTGTTAACGCCTATAGTGTGTTTATATGATTCTGTTGAACATGAATAGATCTGTtcactttaaaggtttgatttgttgtctttatcatggctgcatcgatctggtcaaacccCACTGATAGAGATagtaggttaggtctgatgagtctaTAGGTTTGTCCAAGTGAAATAGTCGATTATTCACACGCTATAGtaccttttcacctgaatcggctatttcagccgattcaccCGAGCCTTtatgtatagcatgtctttcagaaagcctatcgaagtatagatggtttaatggattctttggttttagttttttattatcatcatagctaccatcaatccggttgaacctcactgttgatgataacagattagatttagagcattTGGAGgatcatttgtactagacagtcgatttgttcgcatgctatatcctttctcgttagattcatcggctcaatgctttatactaataatatccacctagctgatgatctcatttacatctacGGGCATTGTatttatcaacataaaatcaatcgtgaTCCATAAGCTTTACTATCCGTAACAGCTGATTTTTGTgcatatcggctatttagtcgattttctcatCTAGCTGCTGCTGAAGcgacacacttggaactgtctgggcaaataccggcatgttccaccttaaattactgataaactttctcttcttgtcaattataggtcaaatagactggcacgcctcgggaggaataCATAGGATCGGTgaaccctgcgttgaagccaagcagatctctaggctcatcctaagcagatccttccggcttgctgtgtgtagACACATTTTCATGCCAACAAGAACAcacatgtgacacttaaataaagtttgaaatatgaactttgtaaatgacagtgaaatacttgctgttgaaaaataatattactaactaatatttctactagcctagaaattgtaaattgaaatcaagtttagctcaaaaacttagacaaaatttccaagtttgtcaatagctagacactgctatgtttaacAAATTATTTtaagagattgggttaaaggggtggtgtagtgttatagctcgatttggtagtctcatataccatcttgagtgtagCTAAGACCGTTTAGCTTTTGTAGCAACAGTTTAGTCGTCGTGGGAGCTTTAAAAACCATGCAAGCACATCCTCAGCCTGTTTCCCTGAGTGGGCGCGGTGGGGCACGATGTTGTCGCATCGGTGCGTCTTGAGCATGCCCACGTGCTGTTCATGCTCAGCTAGCCTTGCCGGCCGTTCGGTCCATCGGGGGCGCTGTGGTGTGGGGCCGCTGTTGCTGCTTGCACGACCGTGTGGAGCTACCCCTATCTCGTGTAGCTGCTGCGCTGCTAGCCCATAGTGTGTCGCAACATAGCCGCTGTCACTGCCATCGTGTCATCCTTACGCTGCATCTCTAGCCTGGTTGGATGCCGCACGCACGTGGCCGTGCTTGCCGTTGCCATGCCATTAATGGCACTACAGCGCGTGGGCCACACCGGTTGCGAACGTGCGTGCCCGTATGCTAGTGCCTAGACGTGGGTCTCCATGGTCACGCCAACCACATCCAGCCAAGGCGCGCACACGTTGAGCCACCGGCCATACCCCACCACCCTCTCTCTGTTTCTTATCTCTTTGCCGTCATTGAGCCACGCCCACATGCGAGCCAAAGAGCCCACCTCTACTCAATTCCGCCCATCTACACCTTCGTCATCCCATCTTCTCGCTGCTCGACCCTGcacagccatgatgacaccacggccaagcgccaatttggctcCTTTCCATCAACATGCTATTAAGGCCATGCCTCAACCATGACCGAGGGCAGACCTCCATTCCTCCACCCAGGTCCAATTACTTGCGCCACTACATTCACCTTGCTCTCCTCTTAGCCATGTGCACCCAAGTCCAGTCGCTATCGCCTCTACTCCGCTGCTGACGCGACCTTGCCACCACGGTAGGCCACCGCATGGTTCGGCCGCACATGGCCGGCCTCCCTCCATCGCTCTCTACTCCAACCCTCATTGTGGCTTGGCTTATGGTAGTCCCTTGATGCTCTCACGGTAGCTGGTTGGGACCGTAGCAGCTCTAGATCAGGGCGGCCGCGCCACTGTCGTGGCTAGCCACGTGCCACCGTAGCCATCTCCAGCTCGTCCCGCAGCCCCACGTCGCTGCTAGGTGTTGGTAGTTGAAACCCTAGATGAGTGTTGGCCCGACCGACGGGCCAGAGTGGACCTCTGGTGGCCGGCGTAGCTTCTCCATGCCGCCGCTCGCCGCGTCACCACGCGTAGGGTCGTCGAGGGGTGTGCATGGGGAAATTtctagaattttgggtgttaagCAAGAGTAGCTGTGAGTGATAGGAATAGTGATAGAACTCTGGTGCAGTTTGGGAAGAATCTAGGGTGCTGGCCGCAAAAGTGCCTTGCGCGTGGtgtggtaattaatataaaatcatgtaggtgtccaaaaattatgatacaaattttgttaggttcctaaaattgtgctctatctattggtgtatttagtttATGTTTATATATGTTGACATTAGGGGCTATTAAATCAATTGatgatgcttaataatattaagttaattattataggaatttttatggtaaattggtgatagctttagtcattgaatttttatagtagtttcattgtattattatgtgctcactgtaatttttgtggctttagaatagactaagcattagggtagttaaatgctctttgtttcaatatacattaaatcatcaatataaataaagatatatccttcatttgtaaagctaggtgtttgttagttgaacccagcACTTTGCttcgtaaagatgatagttagcttagcaccttggtcattagagctagcttagtagtttagtatgcgtattcttagtctaagagttgttgttgcctaaatgctaagtgttgcatcatcatctcatgcaTGTAGAAAacaagttggcggagatcgtgaccaccggcaatcatgagttcaaggagatcgttgaggagtatgaggaggggATTCTTGTGTaagaggaggtcccggagccaccactaactgactcaactaacaccgcgcctgcccaaggcaagcctcggtgcataaccccttctttttataatcactgtttatatatgttatgtgcatttacgttacaggaattttataaaaaccacatgcatagatatacctgtcctaagagtcttactagtgcaggttcgagtagctgttatgcttaggttttctatagcgtgagtaacctaccgttactcacaataggtaattattattattactctcataataaaatgttGAAAAGAAAATGGAGACCAGATAGCgatatggtatggatattggtgggtgcaacaggttgtgtcccacgaTCAATGGGGCTTCggttggttacactattttccctgttcatgtcgattaaggaccgtccgttgttgtggatggtagccaggtcacagacttattatcctgagcacatacttacttatgggactgggaaggctcgttatgctcttgtcgtaggtttcggctcttttcggatcgactgattggaggcaggaaaaggtggaggtctaagcaccatgttgagactgggtctcaagtgtgggggcttggaggatggggacctagaccccatgagaggagtggaatgggttagtcttgcttgtgcctagggcgcaagcagggcatgtgtttcaggatactcagctgggatacattggttcgtgaatcactgtttccatcaaacggtacgacttggctatggtctagcaccgtagtaagaactggaagatgaaagatggtgaaatgattctgattgcttaacccttgcttgaaagtagaatatgtgcttacctagaatggttagctaatgaagtaatcatgactgctaataaaacttgactgtaaggatgaactattagtaaggctttccataaacaaaaagaaaacagccaacccatattgcctatcatatccttgagagtcgggaaactatttccactagtcgggtaagtcttatgagtacattatgtactcagggtttattttacccatgttacaggtgcagcttgaggagtagctcttgtgtggaggattcttctggtggccACAGACGGATCCATGTATTatttctgctagatgtttattttcattccactgtttaattatcgcactctgaactctggtattgtaataaataatttccaaaaactcttgttgtatgaaatggactaagtattgtaagcttgtactcattattagatcatagatgtaaaacatggattgtttcgagttcttccttggggtgtgctcgacggaattgtccgatgtagctcactttcgaggtgcttagtgtctagtggaagacgaatgCCTCTAAAAACGtgttatttcaggtggttctaccacactcGCCGTCTATGTGGTAACACATGTGTGGCGGGGCGTAGCAGTCGATGTCGTCGGATCTCGAGGAAGGTGCGCAGTGAGGGGACGTCGATACCAGCCGCTACGTTCTGGATCCCAAAAGGCAGGTCCAGGAGGTAGTACTAGAAGTGGTCAGGCAGTGGGAGCACCTCACCGGTTTGGGACTCTAAACTACTCTAAATAAAAtatttttcaactacaaagttgtagactgTGTTGAGAACTATAGTTTTcgtatagaccatgtcaacatttGAAATTGTTTGATACTTTTAAACTTCAAATTAACTTACAACAATATTTTGGGATCCTAAACTATTTTAGTTCAAAAACTTTTCAggtacaaagttgtagatcgcgccgagagctataatttttatataaagttcatcatcatctgagttcatatgaaaaaattataaattattttccAATGCAACTATTTATAGAAACGGACATTTTAAGACCTCCGTCGTCTCCATAAATCGATTTTAGGAGATGAACACTTAGAACGACTAAAATTATTGATTAACAGAGGTGGTTGTTCTAAGATGTCCGTCTCTCAAAATCGATTTACTAAGGACGTATGAGACGGACGTCAGAAACTGTCATCCTAGAACACCCGACTTCGTAAATGATTTTGGATACGGACATTTTCTTATAGCCTCCTTCACTATTTATGGAGGCGGGTGTTAGGTGTGCCCATCTTTAAAAATAATTTGCCCTATCTCTTAAAATAATTTTAATTGTGTAAAGTTGAAGTTCAAACCGGAAAAGAAAAGGACGAGCAAGAAAAGATCAATCGACCAAGGCAGAGCTCTAAATTGAATCAATCAAGAAAGAGCATTAGAATTTTCCGCCTGACATACACGTGCCGGCATTTCCCGGTTCCGTTTCTTTTTTTAGATAACGCAGTCATGTTTCTGTTTTTGtgcttctgtttttttttctatttttgtcagtttgttttttgttttttttctttccgtctgtgtctttctttctgtgtttttttttcttttgttcttccaAGTGCCCTCCGtttcaagtttttttttctagttttATCAATTTGGAGTACTTTTTGTTCCTTTTTTTATGCTCTATCATTAACTGATAAATATATCTCCGCATTATAATGAGAGAGAAAAAATTCTAATATTCATAAAAAACGAGAACAAAGAACACTCGTGAGGTCCAGCTACTTCTTGCCTTCCACCAACCATTGCATCGTTGCACACATCGATACCACAATGAGGTCTTTTTCATGCACATCACTCTTCTCGATCACCAAGGGCACCGTCAAGGTTGCCCGCCCGTTCAACTGCAGCTGTCGGACCATGTCCACATCATCGCAAGAGCCGTACCCGATCAGCCACCACTAAAGCCGCGCTTGCATGGGGCGTTGTGCCACCCCATCGTGTCACCTCGCATTGCTGACCAGGTCCACATGATGGTCGTCACGCCGTTAGCCTAGACTACTTGGTCATGGCTAGTgacaccacatacacatgctacCGTGACCGCCGTGCCGCCGGTTCAAGCCGCCTCGTCGTAGCCGTTGTGCCCTTGCGCGGCTCTGTCGTGCAGCCACACTCGTAGTGTTAGTAGCATAATAAATAATAGTCTCGTATCAATATATTAGCATGTTTACTGGTAATTATAAAAAAGTCGAACTAATGACAATTTCACCTTCGCTTTATCTGCTTATCCTTGGCGCTATATATGTAATATAATTCTTATATGCGGGGCTCTTGCCTCAATTATTCTTCCAAAATAAGATATCCATCTAATCTAATATGGGATACAACATGTTTTCTTTATTCTAATATAAAATTATGACCGAaactaataataatgataaaAAGTTGCAAAAGAATTGTCTGTTGGGGGAGATAACATACCCTTGGGAGGAGAACTAAATTCAATTTGAGAGACGATCAGCTCCATCCTTCTAGAGGGGGCATCCTTCCAAATCCCGGAACACACAAGGGTCCAAGCACGCGAATTAACAAATCAATAAGACGATAACAACCTTCCCGATCTGTATCCAAGAGAAGAACAGTCAAATACTGAAATACTCCCTCACCCCTCCTCCcagccttctccttttccacatAGAATACTCCACCTCCACCCTCCCTTTCCCATccccaactctctctctctctctctctctctctctctcctgggGCCGTCTGCAGATATCACAAGCTTTTCCTGCTGCTGCAGCAGCACCTGCAGCTTCTCCATCTGCAGTGCAAGCAGCTGCTATCAATTCCCCATAAGCCTCTGGCTTCCTGCCCCCCTCACTTTCTTGGAAGCCCAGCACCACACGAGGATCATTCACTCACTACAGTGGCGTACTAGAATACCACTTGTGCGCACACAGCAGCAGCTGCCGCCGTGCATAGTTGTGATGTACTGGTAGCAGCCGCTCGGCTCCATGGAGGATCTGTACAGCATCCACCCGGGGATCTCGCGGgtcggcggcgcggcgagcgagGCGTCCGTCGCCGGCGTCGGCGTGGGCGGCCCCTCACCGTCGGATCTGACGGAGCTCATGAAGGCGCAGATCTCCAGCCACCCTCGCTACCCCTCCCTCCTCTCCGCCTACATCGAGTGCCGCAAGGTGCGTGCGACGTCTACGTGCAGGGATCTTCTTGATTGCGGGCTacctgtgctgtgctgtgctgtgcatGCCAAGAATATGATCGATGATCCGCGCGGTTTCTTGTTTTCAAGGTGGGAGCGCCTCCGCAGGTGGCGTCGCTGCTGGAGGAGGTCAGCCGGGAGAGGCGCCCCGGTGCCGGCGCCGGGGAGATCGGCGTCGATCCCGAGCTCGACGAGTTCATGGTCTGCTCTTGGGTCACCGTCGTGTATAATCTATCTATGTTATCTAAATACTAGATAAATAAAGGGGTAATTAGACGAGAACATATATATAATTGCAGCGGATTACTTGTTCCTAATCGTCTGTTATTACATGTGCACGCGCTCTCTGGCGTGCTTGTGATTCCAGGACTCCTACTGCCGGGTGCTGGTGCGCTACAAGGAGGAGCTGTCGCGGCCGTTCGACGAGGCCGCGTCGTTCCTGAGCAGCATCCAGGCGCAGCTCAGCAACCTCTGCAGCGGCGGCAGCTCGCCGGCGGCGACCACCACGCACTCCGGTGAGGAAATCAAACCCACGCACGCATCTCAACATGTCCCGGCACAAGTTTTCTATGCCGAATAAACGCAAATATTCCGGACGCTACGTCGCGTTGCACGCTGGTTTTGTGCGTGAGCATTCATTTTGTTCCCGTGTGTGTATCAAAAGACGCAAGCCTCTGAAAGTTTTCACGTGCATGCGTGTGCGTGTGTTCTTGCTTACTGAAGGGTCAAATC includes:
- the LOC136458164 gene encoding homeobox protein knotted-1-like 1 yields the protein MEDLYSIHPGISRVGGAASEASVAGVGVGGPSPSDLTELMKAQISSHPRYPSLLSAYIECRKVGAPPQVASLLEEVSRERRPGAGAGEIGVDPELDEFMDSYCRVLVRYKEELSRPFDEAASFLSSIQAQLSNLCSGGSSPAATTTHSDDMMGSSEDEQCSGDTDVADIGQEHSSRLADHELKEMLLKKYSGCLSRLRSEFLKKRKKGKLPKDARTVLLEWWNTHYRWPYPTEEDKVRLAAMTGLDPKQINNWFINQRKRHWKPSEDMRFALMEGVAGGSSGTTLYFDTGTIGP